A region from the Vallitalea longa genome encodes:
- the mtnK gene encoding S-methyl-5-thioribose kinase — translation MSKFDKHFRMNEQDAIEYVLEKLDFFDDNAELQSKEIGDGNINYVFKVWDKNTNKSIIIKHADTVLRSSGRALDVNRNKIEAMVLMQQEKLAPNLVPKIYKYDSVMCILAMEDVSAYHNLRTELLKRNTFQTLAEDITTFLVNTLLPTTDLVMDSGEKKDQVKEYINKDLCKISEDLVFTEPYIDYKGRNIILKENFEFVKEVLYDDENLILEVGKLKNNFMNNAQALVHGDLHSGSIFANETGIKVLDPEFAFYGPMGYDVGNVIGNLFFAWAHAYVADVDKDEELNKKEFLDWLSRTIEEIVDLFIYKFNNLYKEIVTDEMAKKDYYRKWYLDSVLADSAGSAGLEIIRRVVGDSKVADVTTIEDIDKRVKAERLLINIGKEMIISRNNIKNGKDFIDILKKHLV, via the coding sequence ATGTCTAAATTTGATAAACATTTTAGAATGAATGAACAAGATGCCATTGAGTATGTACTAGAAAAACTTGATTTTTTTGATGATAACGCTGAGTTGCAATCCAAAGAAATTGGTGATGGAAATATTAATTATGTGTTTAAAGTATGGGATAAAAATACAAATAAATCTATTATTATTAAACATGCTGATACAGTGCTTAGATCATCAGGTAGAGCATTAGATGTAAATAGAAATAAAATAGAAGCAATGGTATTAATGCAACAAGAAAAATTAGCACCTAACTTAGTTCCTAAAATATATAAATATGATTCTGTAATGTGTATATTGGCTATGGAAGATGTATCTGCATATCATAATCTTAGAACAGAACTATTAAAGAGGAACACTTTCCAAACTTTAGCTGAGGATATTACAACTTTCTTAGTAAACACACTATTACCAACAACAGACTTGGTTATGGACTCAGGAGAAAAGAAGGATCAAGTAAAAGAGTATATTAATAAAGATTTATGTAAGATATCAGAAGACCTTGTATTCACAGAGCCTTATATTGATTACAAAGGTAGAAATATTATATTAAAAGAAAACTTTGAGTTTGTTAAAGAAGTATTATATGATGATGAGAATCTAATCCTCGAAGTGGGTAAGTTGAAGAATAACTTTATGAATAATGCTCAGGCACTAGTTCATGGAGATTTACACTCAGGTTCAATATTTGCTAATGAAACTGGAATAAAAGTTCTAGACCCAGAATTTGCTTTTTATGGACCTATGGGTTATGATGTTGGAAATGTTATTGGTAATTTATTCTTTGCATGGGCTCATGCATATGTAGCTGACGTAGATAAAGATGAAGAATTAAATAAAAAAGAATTTCTTGATTGGTTATCTAGAACAATAGAAGAAATCGTAGATTTATTTATATATAAATTTAATAATTTATATAAAGAAATTGTTACTGATGAAATGGCTAAAAAAGATTATTATAGAAAATGGTATTTAGATTCAGTATTAGCTGATTCTGCTGGTAGCGCTGGACTTGAAATAATTAGAAGAGTTGTTGGCGATTCAAAAGTAGCAGATGTAACTACAATTGAAGACATTGATAAACGGGTTAAAGCTGAAAGATTATTAATTAACATTGGAAAAGAAATGATAATTAGTCGTAATAATATTAAGAATGGTAAAGATTTCATAGATATATTAAAAAAACATCTAGTATAA
- the infC gene encoding translation initiation factor IF-3, which produces MINEQIRDREVRLIDDQGNQLGIMSARDAQRLAREKNLDLVKISPKAKPPVCKIIDYGKYRYEQAKREKEAKKKQNIISVKEVRLSPNIEQHDIDTKMKHAQKFLNNGDKVKVSVRFRGRELAHTAIGREILLKFAESLVDIADIEKYPKMEGRSMVMFMAKKR; this is translated from the coding sequence ATGATTAATGAGCAAATTCGAGACAGAGAAGTACGTTTAATCGATGATCAAGGTAACCAACTGGGTATAATGTCAGCAAGAGATGCTCAAAGACTTGCAAGAGAAAAGAACTTGGATTTAGTAAAAATTTCTCCTAAGGCAAAACCACCAGTATGTAAAATAATTGATTATGGAAAGTATAGATATGAACAAGCTAAACGTGAAAAAGAAGCAAAGAAGAAACAGAACATCATCAGTGTAAAAGAAGTTCGTTTATCTCCTAATATTGAACAACACGATATAGATACTAAGATGAAACATGCTCAAAAATTCTTAAATAATGGAGATAAAGTAAAAGTTTCTGTGCGCTTTAGAGGTAGAGAATTAGCTCATACTGCAATAGGTAGAGAAATATTGCTCAAATTTGCAGAAAGTCTAGTAGACATTGCGGATATTGAAAAATATCCAAAAATGGAAGGTAGAAGTATGGTTATGTTTATGGCGAAAAAAAGATAA
- the rpmI gene encoding 50S ribosomal protein L35: MPKMKTHRGAAKRFSKTGTGKLKRNKAFKRHILTKKTAKKKRTLRHAAMMDKSNEKVIKKILPYV; the protein is encoded by the coding sequence ATGCCTAAAATGAAAACACATCGTGGCGCTGCAAAGCGTTTTTCAAAAACTGGAACTGGTAAATTAAAAAGAAATAAAGCATTCAAAAGACATATTTTGACTAAGAAAACTGCTAAGAAAAAGAGAACATTAAGACATGCAGCTATGATGGATAAGTCAAATGAAAAAGTAATAAAGAAGATATTACCATACGTTTAA
- the rplT gene encoding 50S ribosomal protein L20, with product MARIKGALHTRKRRKRVLKLAKGYRGAKSKQFRTAKQAVMKSGVYSYTGRKLKKRDFRRLWIARINAATRVHGLSYSKFMYGLKLADVNINRKMLAEMAVNDSEGFANLVETAKAKVN from the coding sequence ATGGCAAGAATTAAAGGTGCTTTACACACACGTAAAAGACGTAAAAGAGTTTTAAAGTTAGCTAAAGGATATAGAGGAGCAAAATCTAAACAATTCAGAACTGCTAAACAAGCGGTAATGAAGTCAGGTGTTTATTCATATACAGGAAGAAAACTTAAGAAAAGAGATTTCAGAAGACTTTGGATTGCAAGAATCAATGCAGCAACTAGAGTTCATGGTTTATCATATAGTAAATTCATGTATGGTCTTAAATTAGCAGATGTTAATATTAATAGAAAAATGTTAGCTGAAATGGCAGTTAACGATTCTGAAGGTTTTGCTAACTTAGTAGAAACTGCAAAAGCTAAAGTTAATTAA
- a CDS encoding M15 family metallopeptidase, whose translation MYKNIGKIVLIIGALCLVFVLAIGLIKDNKNTDDTSAQGNESETQENTSSEKENIIEELQISEDDLSLEAGDEYKITVNGLMTDGSLKDLTDEDKLIVISNNDKFTVEDGYIKVSEDAKVGENAKIKFVYEFDAVTVNLEVSETGDQKAETNTVKDTSNNNKDIVTNNNANNKDNTIMIDDEGKHIVTNPSDIHVLVNKERNLPSDYKPDDLIKPDIKFSFEGENEKRYLREAAAHALEELVAEANQEGIEIVGVSGFRSYSKQNSIFNYNVNKRGYEAANKISAKPGQSEHQTGLAIDVSCAGVGYALQERFGKLEEGKWLAENAHKFGFIIRYEKGKEDITGYQYEPWHIRYLGKDIAEDIYEKGITYEEYFEQYM comes from the coding sequence ATGTATAAAAACATTGGTAAAATAGTATTAATTATAGGGGCTCTGTGTTTGGTGTTTGTTCTAGCTATTGGCTTAATAAAAGACAATAAAAATACAGATGACACTTCTGCACAAGGAAATGAAAGTGAAACACAAGAAAATACTTCTAGTGAAAAAGAAAATATTATTGAGGAATTACAGATATCCGAAGATGATTTATCATTAGAAGCTGGTGATGAATATAAAATAACTGTTAATGGATTGATGACAGATGGAAGTTTAAAAGATTTAACTGATGAGGATAAGTTAATCGTTATATCTAATAATGATAAATTTACTGTTGAAGATGGTTATATTAAGGTTTCTGAAGATGCCAAGGTAGGAGAAAACGCTAAAATAAAATTTGTATATGAGTTTGATGCTGTAACTGTAAACTTAGAAGTTAGTGAAACAGGAGATCAAAAAGCTGAAACAAATACAGTTAAAGATACAAGTAATAATAATAAAGACATTGTAACCAATAATAATGCTAACAATAAAGATAATACTATAATGATAGATGATGAAGGAAAGCATATTGTAACAAACCCTTCAGATATACATGTGTTAGTCAATAAGGAAAGGAATCTACCTAGTGATTACAAGCCTGATGATTTAATTAAACCAGACATCAAGTTTTCATTTGAAGGTGAAAATGAAAAAAGATATCTAAGAGAAGCAGCTGCACATGCTTTAGAAGAACTTGTTGCAGAAGCTAATCAAGAAGGAATAGAGATTGTAGGGGTTTCTGGATTCCGTTCATATAGCAAGCAAAATTCAATCTTCAATTATAATGTTAACAAAAGAGGTTATGAAGCAGCCAATAAGATTAGTGCTAAGCCAGGTCAAAGTGAACACCAAACAGGATTAGCGATAGATGTTTCATGTGCGGGTGTAGGATATGCACTACAAGAAAGATTTGGTAAATTGGAAGAAGGAAAATGGTTAGCTGAGAATGCTCATAAATTTGGTTTTATCATTCGTTATGAAAAAGGAAAAGAAGATATAACAGGATATCAATACGAACCATGGCACATTCGTTATTTAGGTAAAGACATTGCTGAAGATATATATGAAAAAGGAATTACTTATGAAGAGTATTTTGAACAATATATGTAA
- a CDS encoding class I SAM-dependent methyltransferase: protein MDDFWDKIWEAKSYKDFINYIDLNEEHEWLKYFSKYNVKRVCDIACGFGTYSAILSANNYEVYGSDISKRAIKITKDIMENINLDYKNYKNCNVTNILFNDNMFDAIIAHSVLDHITYEDTKTAIKEFSRITKPNGIIYISFDSVEAEDKAIAHDTLDDGSMIYTEGKRKGMIFRQYTDEEIKRLLSKYEILFFNKDSNDDRNIIYKNNKCFSFSI from the coding sequence ATGGATGATTTTTGGGATAAGATATGGGAAGCTAAAAGTTATAAGGATTTCATTAATTATATAGATTTGAACGAAGAGCATGAGTGGCTTAAGTATTTTTCAAAATATAATGTGAAAAGAGTATGTGATATTGCCTGTGGATTTGGTACTTATAGCGCTATATTAAGTGCTAATAATTATGAAGTTTATGGGTCAGACATTTCCAAAAGAGCAATTAAAATTACCAAAGATATTATGGAAAATATCAATTTAGACTACAAAAACTATAAAAATTGTAATGTAACAAATATATTATTCAATGATAATATGTTTGATGCAATTATTGCACATTCTGTACTTGACCATATTACATATGAGGACACAAAAACTGCTATTAAAGAATTTTCTAGAATTACTAAGCCAAATGGTATTATTTACATAAGCTTTGATTCGGTAGAAGCTGAAGATAAAGCAATTGCGCATGATACATTAGATGATGGTAGTATGATTTATACAGAAGGGAAAAGAAAAGGAATGATATTCAGACAGTATACTGATGAGGAAATAAAAAGATTGCTAAGTAAATATGAAATTCTATTTTTTAACAAAGATTCAAATGATGATAGAAACATTATTTATAAGAATAATAAATGTTTTAGTTTTAGTATTTAG
- a CDS encoding MBL fold metallo-hydrolase — protein MIIELLGSGGAIPIPRPLCNCNICKEARIKGVPYSRMGPSVFIHDINLLIDTPEDIVHQINRSNIEDIKYCIYSHWHPDHTMGRRVFEMNHNFRSYLPKDNSTKILIPEGVMPGFRERLGIWNHFEYFKQIGIIETIILSDNSEYKIDNAVIKPIRLKEEYVYGFLIESLSKRVLIIMDELIGWEVPKDLGKVDLAVLPAGVFEFNPITNVRNLPVDTPTLKLECTFLETLHIVDNLNADKIVLSHIEELDKLSYDDLIKVEEIYRKKGIDFKFAYDGMKLEI, from the coding sequence ATGATTATTGAATTATTAGGTTCTGGTGGTGCAATACCTATTCCAAGACCTTTATGTAACTGTAATATTTGTAAGGAAGCAAGAATTAAAGGTGTACCATATTCTAGAATGGGACCAAGTGTTTTCATTCATGACATTAATCTGTTGATTGATACTCCAGAAGATATTGTTCACCAGATAAATAGGAGCAATATTGAAGATATAAAATATTGTATATATTCTCATTGGCATCCTGATCATACTATGGGTAGGAGAGTTTTTGAGATGAATCATAATTTTAGAAGTTATCTTCCTAAAGATAATAGTACTAAAATATTAATACCTGAAGGTGTTATGCCAGGATTTAGGGAACGATTAGGTATATGGAACCATTTTGAGTATTTCAAACAAATAGGTATAATTGAAACTATTATTTTATCGGATAACAGTGAATATAAAATAGATAATGCGGTGATTAAGCCAATACGTCTTAAAGAGGAATATGTATATGGATTTCTAATTGAAAGTCTATCTAAAAGAGTGCTAATAATTATGGATGAACTTATCGGATGGGAAGTTCCAAAAGATTTAGGAAAGGTTGATTTGGCTGTACTACCTGCAGGCGTATTTGAATTTAATCCTATAACTAATGTAAGAAACTTACCTGTAGATACCCCAACTTTAAAGTTGGAATGTACTTTTTTAGAAACATTACACATAGTAGACAATCTAAATGCTGATAAAATAGTTCTAAGTCATATAGAAGAGTTAGACAAATTGTCATACGATGATTTGATTAAAGTCGAAGAGATTTACAGAAAGAAAGGCATAGATTTCAAATTTGCTTATGATGGTATGAAACTAGAAATATAG
- a CDS encoding threonine aldolase family protein, with amino-acid sequence MTKLLSETYKKTKYKLRDHGSRSVNDLKVVIDKVEPDRMIDFYGQGFIINDFEDKVARILGKEKAVFFPSGTMAQQIALRMWCDERKIYRVAYHPLCHLEIYEQDGLKKLHNIETVLLGEKDRLFTIDDLKKIGTDISTLLIELPQNCIGGQLPTWDELSEILVYCKENNIKTHLDGARLWEAAPYYKKELNEICREFDSVYVSFYKSIGGVAGAILAGPEEFMNQSKVWKRRYGGDLISLYPYILSADYYMTRRIEKMKIYYEQSMELAKHFNSVNKIYTIPKIPVSNMFNVHFSKNIQNLESMLIAVMKRVDVGITPYFNELEDGYVFDISIGDAYGKIPKGKLDRCFDELNTQINKIM; translated from the coding sequence ATGACAAAATTATTGAGTGAAACTTACAAGAAAACCAAATATAAATTACGTGACCATGGTTCACGTTCTGTTAACGATTTAAAAGTTGTAATAGATAAGGTAGAGCCAGATAGGATGATAGATTTTTATGGACAAGGATTTATAATTAATGATTTCGAAGATAAAGTAGCACGTATTCTTGGTAAAGAAAAGGCAGTATTTTTCCCCAGTGGAACTATGGCACAGCAAATCGCTCTACGTATGTGGTGTGATGAAAGGAAAATATATAGAGTAGCTTATCATCCATTATGTCATTTAGAAATATATGAACAAGATGGTTTAAAGAAACTCCATAATATAGAAACAGTACTTTTAGGTGAGAAAGACCGTTTATTCACTATTGATGACCTGAAGAAAATAGGAACGGATATTTCTACATTATTAATAGAATTACCGCAAAATTGTATAGGTGGACAGCTTCCTACATGGGATGAATTAAGCGAGATACTTGTTTATTGTAAGGAAAATAATATAAAAACACATCTTGATGGTGCAAGATTATGGGAGGCAGCTCCTTACTATAAGAAAGAATTAAATGAAATCTGTAGAGAATTTGATAGTGTTTATGTTTCATTTTATAAAAGTATCGGTGGTGTAGCAGGAGCAATATTAGCAGGTCCTGAGGAATTTATGAATCAATCAAAGGTATGGAAAAGGAGATATGGTGGAGATTTAATTAGTCTATATCCATATATTTTAAGTGCAGATTATTATATGACAAGAAGAATAGAGAAAATGAAAATATATTATGAGCAGTCTATGGAATTAGCTAAACATTTTAATAGTGTTAATAAGATATACACTATACCAAAGATACCTGTATCAAACATGTTTAATGTTCATTTCAGCAAGAATATTCAAAATTTAGAGAGTATGTTAATAGCTGTTATGAAAAGGGTTGATGTAGGAATAACACCTTATTTTAATGAACTTGAAGATGGGTATGTATTTGATATAAGTATAGGAGATGCTTATGGAAAAATACCTAAGGGAAAATTAGATAGATGTTTTGATGAGTTGAATACACAAATCAATAAGATAATGTAA
- a CDS encoding ribose-phosphate diphosphokinase, which translates to MGTESEIKVFAGSTGKDFAIKICNYLDSQLGKSKVITFSEGNTYVKVEETVRDKDVYLVQSMGLHPNDEFTEILFWIDAFKRASASSVTVIMPYFSYAKGDKKDEPRVSIRARVCTECIELAGADRVVTMDLHSPQIQGFFKKPVDHLFALPILCEYIKSLNIEDLVVVSPDSGFAKEARKIARYLGVPVAIGDKEREGHDENAKIIEIVGNVEGKNALIVDDFSISGGTLIDLANELRKRGVKKIYASLSHILLNEKGVAKLKDSPIEKLISTDSVYNPYIMDCKKIKIVSVAPLFAETINRIHKRESVSPLFEKVPKKVIQIED; encoded by the coding sequence TTGGGTACTGAAAGTGAAATAAAAGTATTTGCAGGTAGTACTGGTAAAGATTTTGCGATAAAAATATGTAATTATCTAGATTCACAGTTGGGAAAATCAAAAGTCATTACTTTCAGTGAAGGTAATACGTATGTAAAAGTAGAAGAGACTGTTAGAGATAAAGATGTATATCTTGTTCAGTCTATGGGATTACATCCTAATGATGAATTTACAGAAATCCTGTTTTGGATTGATGCATTCAAAAGAGCAAGTGCAAGTTCTGTTACAGTTATAATGCCATATTTTTCTTATGCAAAAGGTGATAAAAAAGATGAACCTAGAGTATCAATACGTGCAAGGGTATGTACAGAATGTATTGAATTAGCTGGAGCGGATAGAGTAGTCACTATGGACCTTCATAGTCCTCAGATTCAAGGATTTTTTAAGAAACCTGTTGATCATTTATTCGCTCTTCCAATACTATGTGAGTATATAAAATCTTTGAATATTGAGGATTTAGTTGTAGTATCACCAGATTCAGGTTTTGCTAAAGAAGCGAGAAAAATAGCAAGGTATTTAGGTGTTCCAGTAGCAATTGGAGATAAGGAAAGAGAAGGACATGATGAGAATGCCAAGATAATTGAAATTGTAGGTAATGTTGAAGGTAAAAATGCATTAATTGTTGATGATTTTAGTATTTCTGGAGGAACATTGATTGATTTGGCTAATGAGCTTAGAAAACGTGGTGTAAAGAAAATATATGCAAGTTTATCTCATATATTATTAAATGAAAAAGGAGTAGCAAAGCTTAAGGATAGCCCAATAGAAAAACTTATTTCTACCGATTCTGTATATAACCCATATATTATGGATTGTAAAAAAATCAAGATCGTATCTGTTGCTCCATTATTCGCTGAGACTATCAATAGAATTCACAAAAGAGAATCTGTCAGTCCTCTATTTGAAAAAGTTCCAAAGAAAGTGATACAAATAGAAGATTAA
- a CDS encoding adenosine deaminase — MKEQFISYLQNNDIDGLKKISKSDLHNHATRGGNIDYVVGSNITKTLPIKFNDLNEMQEWYNMNIKPHCIGKQGFIKRIEGAFLQAKEDGVSVLTLSFGIGDKIHFNNSFDEYIENIEKIKEKIFPQVLFIPEISMGRTDDIKPEEYIFDEILSLDYFKAIDLVGDDTQPVDNYKNIYKKAKNKGMILKAHVGEFGDAESVRKAVDMLELDQVQHGINAVNSVEIMKWLAANKVQLNICPTSNVMLNRVNSYETHPIVKLFSYGIPVTINTDDMLIFNQSVSNEYLNLYNRGILSAEELNEIREKGLSIY, encoded by the coding sequence ATGAAGGAACAATTTATTAGTTATTTACAAAACAATGATATAGATGGTCTAAAGAAAATTTCTAAAAGTGATCTGCATAATCATGCTACTAGAGGTGGAAATATCGATTATGTAGTTGGAAGTAACATAACTAAAACGTTACCAATCAAGTTTAATGATCTCAATGAAATGCAAGAATGGTATAACATGAATATTAAGCCTCATTGTATTGGAAAACAAGGTTTCATTAAAAGAATTGAAGGGGCATTCTTACAAGCCAAGGAAGATGGGGTAAGTGTTCTGACACTAAGTTTTGGTATAGGAGATAAAATTCATTTTAATAATAGTTTTGATGAATATATAGAAAACATAGAGAAAATCAAAGAAAAAATATTTCCACAGGTCTTATTCATACCAGAGATTTCTATGGGGCGTACAGATGATATCAAACCAGAAGAGTATATTTTTGATGAGATTTTAAGTTTAGATTATTTTAAGGCAATTGATTTAGTTGGAGATGATACACAACCAGTTGATAATTATAAAAATATTTATAAGAAAGCGAAAAATAAAGGAATGATATTAAAAGCTCATGTTGGTGAGTTTGGTGATGCTGAATCAGTAAGAAAAGCAGTTGATATGTTGGAGTTGGATCAGGTTCAACATGGTATCAATGCAGTAAATTCTGTTGAAATCATGAAGTGGTTAGCAGCCAATAAGGTTCAGTTGAATATTTGTCCAACTAGTAACGTTATGCTTAATAGAGTGAATAGCTATGAAACTCATCCAATTGTAAAATTATTTTCTTATGGGATACCTGTAACGATTAATACTGATGATATGCTTATTTTTAATCAAAGCGTTTCCAATGAATATTTGAATCTGTATAATAGAGGTATTCTATCTGCTGAGGAATTAAATGAAATAAGAGAGAAAGGATTATCTATTTATTGA
- a CDS encoding GNAT family N-acetyltransferase produces MIDKSKILIRLAEESDIDEVYLMEREYIIEHEFEQLFRWDSAKERNMKMMLDNIHRMFVATIDSKVIGHSYWSIYNDDPCVFSIYISKNYRNMGIATDLMIKVEEQIYKSNYKKITLSTLETNPAQYLFNKLNYEEIGRKDGWINYEKFLIV; encoded by the coding sequence ATGATTGATAAAAGTAAGATTTTAATTAGATTAGCAGAAGAAAGTGATATAGATGAAGTATATCTAATGGAAAGAGAATATATTATAGAACATGAATTTGAACAATTATTTAGATGGGATTCGGCTAAGGAACGTAATATGAAAATGATGTTAGATAATATTCATAGAATGTTTGTAGCCACTATAGATAGTAAGGTTATAGGTCATAGCTATTGGAGTATCTATAATGACGATCCATGTGTCTTTAGTATATATATATCTAAAAATTACAGAAACATGGGCATCGCCACGGATTTAATGATTAAAGTAGAAGAACAAATATATAAAAGCAATTATAAAAAAATTACTTTATCAACTTTAGAAACTAATCCGGCCCAATATTTATTCAATAAGCTAAATTATGAAGAGATTGGAAGAAAAGATGGATGGATTAATTATGAAAAATTTCTTATAGTATAA
- a CDS encoding GNAT family N-acetyltransferase, with product MLIQHEDIVIRNAELKDSKILCEWWNNGEIMAHAGFPHGLETTEEKIKNDLKNDSDETRRRLIIEYNIEPIGEMSYRYIGCNTAEMGIKICDVTRQNKGLGTIILKLFITSLFDEYNVKKIVLDTNLNNKRAQHVYEKIGFKQVKTNYDSWKNQLGELQSFIYYELSKEHFVNLNTFYKNF from the coding sequence ATGTTAATACAACATGAAGATATAGTTATAAGAAATGCAGAATTGAAGGATTCTAAAATACTTTGTGAATGGTGGAATAATGGTGAGATAATGGCACACGCTGGATTTCCACATGGACTTGAAACTACAGAAGAAAAGATTAAGAATGATTTGAAAAATGATTCTGATGAAACGCGTAGAAGATTAATTATTGAATACAACATTGAGCCAATAGGAGAAATGTCATATAGGTATATAGGTTGCAATACTGCTGAAATGGGAATAAAAATTTGTGATGTTACAAGACAGAATAAAGGATTAGGTACAATAATACTTAAATTATTTATTACTAGTTTATTTGATGAATACAATGTGAAAAAAATTGTATTAGATACTAATCTTAATAATAAGAGAGCTCAACATGTTTATGAAAAAATAGGTTTCAAACAAGTGAAAACCAATTATGATTCATGGAAAAATCAACTGGGTGAGTTACAGTCTTTCATTTATTATGAGTTATCAAAAGAACATTTTGTTAATTTAAATACATTTTATAAAAATTTTTGA
- a CDS encoding GNAT family N-acetyltransferase, with protein MVLETDRLFIRRFCPEDWSDMYDYLSQEQVVKYEPYNVLSKEECKQLAIARSDNKAFWAVCLKVNNKLIGNVYFQQQKPEEFLTWEIGYVFNPTYYKKGYATEACKRVMKYGFENLGVHRIIGKCNPENTSSWRLLERLMMRKEGYFKKIAFFSKSDNGQPIWHDCYQYAILDEEFLSDSIER; from the coding sequence GTGGTATTAGAAACAGATAGATTATTCATAAGAAGATTTTGTCCTGAAGATTGGAGTGATATGTATGATTACCTTTCACAGGAACAAGTTGTCAAGTATGAACCATATAATGTTTTAAGTAAAGAAGAATGCAAACAGCTTGCGATTGCACGATCAGATAATAAAGCTTTTTGGGCAGTATGTTTAAAAGTAAATAATAAGTTGATAGGCAATGTTTATTTTCAGCAACAGAAGCCAGAAGAATTCTTAACATGGGAAATCGGTTATGTATTCAATCCAACATACTATAAAAAAGGTTATGCAACGGAAGCTTGTAAAAGAGTCATGAAATATGGCTTTGAAAATTTGGGAGTTCATCGGATTATTGGTAAATGTAATCCTGAAAATACTTCTTCATGGAGGTTATTAGAACGACTTATGATGAGAAAAGAAGGATATTTCAAGAAAATAGCATTTTTCTCAAAATCTGATAATGGGCAACCTATATGGCATGATTGTTATCAGTATGCTATATTGGATGAAGAATTTCTATCAGATAGCATAGAAAGATAG
- a CDS encoding zinc dependent phospholipase C family protein — protein MPFAMTHLLIAHNIIKDTPQIKNPNDFMLGSVAPDSVHNRSNYDSDMKFKSHLCVGNEKWGRVTNNDEWAKNVLAFLDKNRNANNKDFIYGYCCHILADIQNNIKIWTPFRKSIEGNSEKGNMYHEESYIIDYELYLHPERKKIWEYLEKSTAYDINDIVKESEINLMKQRILGESYVDRESIDVSENEYVTLPNIIEFISEESKYIKNILYGKTWL, from the coding sequence ATGCCTTTTGCAATGACACATCTGTTGATTGCACATAATATAATAAAAGATACACCACAAATTAAAAACCCCAACGATTTTATGCTAGGATCTGTTGCACCTGATTCTGTACATAACCGCAGTAACTATGACAGCGATATGAAATTCAAAAGTCATCTTTGTGTAGGGAATGAGAAGTGGGGTAGAGTTACCAATAATGATGAGTGGGCTAAAAATGTACTAGCCTTTCTAGATAAGAATAGGAATGCTAATAATAAAGACTTCATTTATGGTTATTGTTGCCATATATTAGCTGATATCCAGAATAATATCAAGATATGGACACCGTTCAGAAAATCTATTGAGGGTAACAGTGAAAAAGGTAATATGTATCATGAAGAATCATACATAATTGATTATGAATTGTACTTACATCCAGAACGAAAGAAGATATGGGAATATCTAGAGAAGTCAACAGCATATGACATAAATGATATTGTAAAAGAATCAGAAATCAATCTAATGAAGCAACGGATTCTTGGAGAAAGCTATGTAGATAGGGAATCTATAGATGTATCTGAAAATGAATATGTTACACTACCAAATATTATAGAATTCATAAGCGAGGAATCAAAATACATTAAGAATATCTTATATGGTAAAACCTGGTTATAG